In one window of Chloroflexota bacterium DNA:
- a CDS encoding glycerophosphodiester phosphodiesterase, protein MLPLWKNLPRPVIIAHRGASHDAPENTLAAFRLAVRQHAEAVELDAKLTRDGRIVVMHDNTVDRTTNGHGAVRKMDWAALRALSAGGEPGDPETAIPLLAEVLQAVTPDLLVNIELTNYAAPFDALPVKVADLVVALGVTDRVWVSSFNPLTLLRFARRLPEVPVGFLVDVRRPWLYRLFHRVVPHALVEPHRALVTPEAVRRWHAAGKAVAVYTVNDAAEMERLFAWGVDGIYTDNPRLAREVRASFLARLS, encoded by the coding sequence ATGTTACCTCTTTGGAAGAACTTGCCCCGCCCCGTGATCATTGCCCACCGGGGAGCATCGCATGATGCCCCGGAAAACACTTTGGCGGCCTTCCGCCTGGCCGTGCGCCAGCACGCCGAAGCGGTGGAACTGGACGCCAAACTGACGCGCGATGGCCGCATTGTGGTGATGCATGACAACACCGTAGACCGCACGACCAACGGCCACGGTGCGGTGCGCAAAATGGATTGGGCTGCCCTGCGTGCCCTCAGCGCGGGGGGGGAACCCGGCGACCCCGAAACCGCCATCCCTTTGCTGGCAGAAGTGTTGCAGGCCGTGACGCCTGATCTGCTGGTGAACATCGAACTGACGAATTACGCTGCACCTTTCGATGCCCTCCCGGTCAAGGTGGCCGACCTGGTTGTCGCCCTTGGTGTCACCGACCGGGTGTGGGTGTCGTCCTTCAACCCGCTGACCTTGCTGCGCTTTGCGCGTCGCCTGCCGGAAGTGCCGGTGGGCTTTCTGGTTGACGTGCGTCGCCCGTGGCTGTATCGCCTTTTTCATCGCGTGGTGCCCCACGCCCTGGTGGAGCCGCACCGGGCGCTGGTCACGCCGGAAGCCGTGCGCCGCTGGCATGCTGCGGGCAAGGCCGTGGCCGTTTATACGGTGAACGATGCCGCTGAAATGGAGCGCCTCTTCGCCTGGGGTGTGGATGGCATCTACACCGACAACCCGCGCCTGGCGCGTGAGGTGCGGGCTTCTTTCCTGGCCCGTTTGTCTTGA